The following proteins are co-located in the Paludibaculum fermentans genome:
- the mtnA gene encoding S-methyl-5-thioribose-1-phosphate isomerase, with amino-acid sequence MVETIQWTDAGVVMIDQTRLPRVEEFVTCTTYEEMAHAIKTMVIRGAPAIGVAAAMGVALGVLKADPAQLDAEFEVICSTLAATRPTAVNLFWAIDRMKKLYTSMQGQPIEALREAMVKEAKLVYLEDIAINEAIGAHGAPLVPDGKTVLTHCNAGALATAGFGTALGVIRAAVNAGKNIDVFADETRPFLQGARLTVWELQQDNIPVKLITDNMAGHFLKSGRIGCVVVGADRIARNGDVANKVGTYGVAVLAKENGVPFYVAAPISTLDLTLDHGDQIPIEQRPSTEVTEVFGVPVAPENTQVENPAFDVTPNRYVTGIITEKGVARPPYEESLPRLAQE; translated from the coding sequence ATGGTCGAGACCATTCAATGGACCGATGCCGGCGTGGTGATGATTGACCAGACGCGGCTGCCGAGGGTGGAGGAGTTTGTCACCTGCACCACGTACGAAGAGATGGCGCACGCCATCAAGACGATGGTGATCCGCGGCGCTCCGGCGATTGGCGTGGCGGCGGCCATGGGTGTCGCCCTGGGCGTGCTCAAAGCCGATCCGGCGCAGTTGGACGCTGAGTTCGAAGTCATCTGCTCGACCCTGGCGGCGACGCGGCCCACGGCTGTGAATCTGTTCTGGGCGATTGACCGGATGAAGAAGCTCTACACATCGATGCAGGGCCAGCCGATCGAGGCGCTGCGCGAGGCGATGGTGAAAGAGGCGAAGCTGGTCTACCTCGAGGACATCGCGATCAACGAGGCGATTGGCGCGCATGGGGCTCCGCTGGTTCCGGACGGGAAGACGGTGCTGACGCACTGCAATGCCGGTGCGCTGGCAACAGCGGGCTTCGGCACGGCGCTGGGTGTGATCCGGGCGGCGGTGAACGCGGGCAAGAACATCGACGTCTTCGCCGACGAGACGCGGCCGTTCCTGCAGGGCGCGCGGCTGACGGTGTGGGAGTTGCAGCAGGACAACATCCCGGTGAAGCTGATCACGGACAACATGGCGGGCCACTTCCTGAAGAGCGGCCGCATCGGCTGTGTCGTGGTGGGCGCCGACCGCATCGCGCGCAACGGCGACGTGGCGAACAAGGTGGGCACCTACGGCGTGGCGGTGCTGGCGAAGGAGAACGGCGTCCCGTTCTATGTGGCGGCCCCGATCTCGACACTGGACCTGACCTTGGACCACGGCGACCAGATTCCAATTGAACAGCGGCCTTCGACGGAAGTGACGGAAGTGTTCGGCGTGCCGGTGGCGCCCGAGAATACGCAGGTTGAGAATCCGGCCTTTGACGTGACTCCGAATCGATATGTGACGGGGATC
- a CDS encoding CPBP family intramembrane glutamic endopeptidase — translation MTQPGSIFAEDGPRPKHPFWSWIDAALIFTLAVPCLFLSALLSKGLFSLASAPPSDAVKAITLQFVAYALWFGVLILLLKTRYDEPFWRSLGWKVPWPRMGLTILAGPLLVVMVAVLGQVLNTPVTDNSIEKLLHGRMSILLVGFFATTLGPLAEELIFRGFLQPLMVRTFGVAAGIVLSSLPFALLHGPQYSWTWQHIALLVLASSVFGYTRQRTGSTAASTLVHATYNLTFFAGFLLQRKELFS, via the coding sequence ATGACGCAGCCGGGCTCCATTTTCGCGGAAGACGGCCCGCGCCCCAAGCATCCGTTCTGGTCGTGGATCGACGCAGCGCTGATATTCACTCTGGCCGTGCCGTGTCTCTTTCTGTCTGCGCTGCTGAGCAAGGGCTTGTTTTCGCTGGCCTCCGCTCCGCCCAGCGATGCGGTGAAGGCGATCACGCTGCAGTTTGTGGCTTACGCGCTGTGGTTTGGAGTGCTGATCCTGCTGCTGAAGACGCGGTACGACGAACCCTTCTGGCGTTCGCTGGGGTGGAAAGTCCCCTGGCCGCGCATGGGTCTCACGATTCTTGCCGGTCCGCTGCTGGTAGTCATGGTTGCCGTGCTGGGCCAGGTGTTGAACACTCCCGTCACCGACAATTCGATTGAGAAGCTGCTGCATGGGCGGATGTCGATCCTGCTTGTGGGATTCTTTGCCACCACCCTGGGTCCGCTGGCGGAAGAGCTGATCTTCCGTGGGTTCCTGCAGCCGCTGATGGTGCGGACCTTTGGGGTGGCCGCGGGGATTGTGCTGAGCAGCCTGCCGTTCGCGCTGCTGCACGGGCCGCAGTATTCGTGGACCTGGCAGCACATCGCGCTGCTGGTGCTCGCATCCTCAGTTTTTGGTTACACGCGGCAACGCACGGGCTCGACGGCTGCGTCGACTCTCGTCCATGCCACCTACAACCTTACGTTTTTCGCGGGATTCCTGCTTCAAAGGAAGGAACTGTTCTCCTAA